TTTACAAACCATGTCAGCCTCCTTCGACAATGGTGATGGATAAAAAAAGGCTTATTATCGTTTATATTGAAGATATGATGAGGTGTAGAATAATTTTTTTCCAAACTTGAACATTTGGATGACGCTGGCTCCTATCCTCTTCCTGCCGCTGAAGCCGAAACGGTTCGACGTAAGGCTAAAGCTTTTCCTCATCCTGCAGACCCTGCAAGACGCCCAGCACCTCCGCCTTGAATGGCTTGGAAATGCGCCCCTTGACGCCAGGAATCGTGTCGGGACCGGTGAGTTCCTCCGTTTCGAAGGCACCGCAGAGGAGGATCCGAGCGTCGCCGTCCACCTTGGCAAGCTGCCCGGCGACTTCGACCCCGTACATCCCCGGCATCGCCACATCCATCAGGATCAGGAACCGACGATGCTCCCGGTAGCGCTCGATG
This window of the Desulfuromonadales bacterium genome carries:
- a CDS encoding response regulator, which produces MLSGILVVGGYAVIAEAATGLEAIERYREHRRFLILMDVAMPGMYGVEVAGQLAKVDGDARILLCGAFETEELTGPDTIPGVKGRISKPFKAEVLGVLQGLQDEEKL